A genomic segment from Arcobacter acticola encodes:
- a CDS encoding DEAD/DEAH box helicase family protein, translated as MPMPINTLTGEIPLKLALSISKIVNELWESGEFLTLVTPVSADLLKFWFCEPHTTQREINFHRGQKQAILNTIYLHEILKINSVLEIYEKCDKELILKLNFEFLTKEKYNIPKYAMKMATGTGKTWVMNALFIWQYLNARAEKEKSGRYSKNFLLIAPGLIVYERLLDSYMGKQGVDGSRDVNTSDIFKNKELFVSQKYEMTIKAFLSSSVVNKDEIGKKITSDGMLAISNWHLFMGKEEAQEISPLDDPSGVIADIFPARPGISAGNSLETLDNAYFSGGEIEYLAGLDDLVVMNDEAHHIHENKTAGEIQEVEWQKSLNFIAKNKGTKFIQIDFSATPYDTTGSGQNRAKHYFPHVVVDFDLNSAIKDGLVKMITIDKRKELSTLELDFKALRDEGSNKVIGLSDGQKIMIQAGLTKLNILEKDFSTLDNPKHPKMLIMCEDTEVVRFVEDFLVEIGLKSDEFMGVHSKKNGEIAKDEWASLKQKLFNLDVYENPKVVISVLMLKEGFDVSNVCVIVPLRSNQSSILLEQTIGRGLRLMYRGAEFEDEKQQNRQRVLKEKLSPSSYLDVLSIIEHPAFTQFYGDLLSSDEFGFDENEPIEGTSTGDMIKVGLKENYQDFDMAFLEIIKDEEEELSTPNINVNDLPPYTYHSLEQLKSWTVRGEVFHSEELTVKTTFGDYSISADLFSANSYNEYLQKLLEILTHKMGQLKLRGHNRALPSMQIYQPQLLGVLDKYIRTKLFAQEFNPFLDESWRVLMLKNANITTHITNEINRLIYNMQNSTTYIKPLVNKIYFSKVSSLNMRANFSLDLQKTIYEKTSYPSNKGGFEKAFLEFLDKDSKVLKFIKILEFKHDFATISYFRDDGLMASYYPDFMIETQKNIYLVETKSDKDLKDVNVKQKQKSTIDFVKRINNLSEDLREFKTWNYLLLGETQFYSLVKSGADIEDLANSAKMNEATFTGNLFDL; from the coding sequence ATGCCTATGCCTATAAATACTCTAACAGGTGAAATACCTTTAAAACTTGCTCTTAGTATCTCAAAAATAGTAAATGAACTTTGGGAAAGTGGAGAGTTTCTAACTCTTGTTACTCCTGTAAGTGCTGATTTATTAAAATTTTGGTTTTGTGAACCTCACACAACACAACGAGAAATAAATTTTCATAGAGGGCAAAAACAAGCTATTTTAAATACTATTTATCTACATGAGATACTCAAAATAAACTCTGTTTTAGAGATTTATGAAAAATGCGACAAAGAACTTATCTTAAAACTAAACTTTGAATTTTTAACTAAAGAGAAATACAATATCCCAAAATACGCTATGAAAATGGCAACAGGTACAGGTAAAACTTGGGTTATGAATGCACTTTTTATTTGGCAATATCTAAATGCAAGAGCTGAAAAAGAAAAAAGCGGAAGATACTCAAAAAACTTTTTGCTTATAGCTCCAGGGCTTATAGTATATGAAAGATTGCTTGATAGTTATATGGGAAAACAGGGAGTTGATGGAAGTAGAGATGTAAATACAAGTGATATTTTCAAAAATAAAGAGCTTTTTGTATCACAAAAATATGAGATGACAATCAAAGCTTTTTTATCTTCAAGTGTAGTAAACAAAGATGAAATAGGCAAAAAAATCACAAGTGATGGGATGTTGGCTATTTCAAATTGGCATTTGTTTATGGGAAAAGAAGAAGCCCAAGAGATAAGCCCACTTGATGACCCAAGCGGTGTGATAGCTGATATTTTTCCAGCACGTCCTGGAATAAGTGCAGGAAATAGTCTTGAAACTCTTGATAATGCTTATTTTAGTGGTGGTGAAATAGAATACTTAGCTGGGCTAGATGATTTAGTTGTTATGAATGATGAAGCACATCATATCCATGAAAATAAAACAGCAGGGGAAATTCAAGAGGTAGAATGGCAAAAATCTTTGAATTTTATAGCCAAAAATAAGGGAACTAAATTTATTCAAATAGATTTTTCAGCAACGCCTTATGATACTACAGGAAGTGGGCAAAATAGGGCAAAACACTATTTCCCTCATGTTGTTGTGGATTTTGATTTGAATAGTGCCATAAAAGATGGTTTAGTAAAAATGATAACCATTGATAAAAGAAAAGAGTTATCTACTTTGGAGTTAGACTTTAAAGCCCTAAGAGATGAAGGTTCAAATAAAGTTATAGGTCTAAGTGATGGTCAAAAAATCATGATACAAGCAGGACTTACAAAACTAAATATTTTAGAAAAAGATTTTTCTACACTTGACAATCCAAAACATCCAAAAATGCTAATTATGTGTGAAGATACAGAAGTTGTGAGATTTGTAGAAGATTTTTTAGTGGAAATTGGACTTAAAAGTGATGAATTTATGGGTGTTCATTCTAAAAAAAATGGAGAAATAGCAAAAGATGAATGGGCTAGTTTAAAACAAAAACTTTTTAATCTTGATGTTTATGAAAATCCAAAAGTTGTAATTTCTGTTTTGATGTTAAAAGAGGGATTTGATGTATCAAATGTTTGTGTGATAGTGCCATTGAGGTCAAACCAATCTTCTATTTTACTTGAACAAACTATTGGTCGAGGGCTTCGACTTATGTATCGAGGAGCTGAATTTGAAGATGAAAAACAACAAAATAGACAAAGAGTTTTAAAAGAAAAACTAAGTCCTAGCTCTTATTTGGATGTTTTAAGTATCATTGAACATCCTGCCTTTACGCAGTTTTATGGTGATTTACTTTCAAGTGATGAATTTGGTTTTGATGAAAATGAACCAATTGAGGGAACAAGTACAGGCGATATGATAAAAGTAGGACTAAAAGAGAATTATCAAGATTTTGATATGGCTTTTTTAGAGATTATAAAAGATGAAGAGGAAGAATTAAGCACTCCAAATATAAATGTAAATGATTTGCCACCTTATACTTATCATAGCTTAGAACAACTCAAATCATGGACTGTCAGAGGGGAAGTTTTTCATAGTGAAGAATTGACTGTTAAAACAACGTTTGGAGATTATAGTATCAGTGCTGATTTGTTTAGTGCAAACTCTTATAATGAATATTTGCAAAAATTACTGGAGATTTTGACCCACAAAATGGGACAGTTAAAGTTACGAGGACATAACCGAGCTTTACCATCAATGCAAATATATCAACCGCAACTTTTAGGAGTTTTGGATAAATATATAAGAACCAAACTTTTTGCACAAGAGTTTAATCCTTTTTTAGATGAGAGTTGGCGAGTTTTGATGTTAAAAAATGCAAATATCACAACACATATTACAAATGAGATAAATAGACTTATTTACAATATGCAAAATAGTACAACTTATATAAAACCACTTGTAAATAAAATATATTTTTCAAAAGTTAGTAGCTTAAATATGAGGGCAAATTTTTCGCTAGATTTACAAAAAACAATATATGAAAAAACATCATATCCATCAAATAAAGGCGGATTTGAAAAAGCATTTTTAGAGTTTTTGGATAAAGATAGCAAAGTGTTAAAATTTATCAAAATTTTAGAGTTCAAACACGATTTTGCAACTATTAGTTACTTTAGAGATGATGGATTGATGGCTAGTTATTATCCTGATTTTATGATAGAAACGCAAAAAAATATATATTTAGTGGAGACAAAATCCGATAAAGATTTAAAAGATGTCAATGTAAAACAAAAACAAAAATCAACAATAGACTTTGTAAAAAGGATAAATAATTTAAGTGAAGATTTAAGAGAGTTTAAAACTTGGAATTATTTACTTTTAGGTGAAACGCAGTTTTACTCACTAGTAAAAAGTGGAGCTGATATTGAAGATTTGGCAAATAGTGCAAAGATGAATGAAGCTACATTTACGGGGAATTTATTCGACTTATAA